The Acinonyx jubatus isolate Ajub_Pintada_27869175 chromosome D1, VMU_Ajub_asm_v1.0, whole genome shotgun sequence genome includes a window with the following:
- the LOC106989457 gene encoding olfactory receptor 5B3-like, protein MQITSVKNNTEVKGFVLLGLTNNTELQVPLFLMFTLIYLVTLIGNLGMIVLILFDSCLHIPVYFFLSNLSLVDFCYSSTITPKVMAGLLIGDKVISYNACAAQMFFFVLFATVESYLLASMAYDCYAAVCKPLHYTTTMTTSVCARLAIGSYVFAFLTAAIDTGDTFYLSFCMSNVVHHFFCDIPAVMTLACSDKDTNELILVLISSFNIFFAVLVILISYMFIFITVLKIQSGEGYQKALSTCASHLLAVSIFYGTVIIMYVQPSSSHPMDTDKIASVFYTMVIPMLNPVVYSLRNKEVKNAIKKVVERAKYSLGLVF, encoded by the coding sequence ATGCAAATCACATCCGTGAAGAATAATACAGAGGTGAAAGGATTCGTCCTGCTGGGACTAACCAATAACACAGAGCTGCAAGTTCCTCTCTTTCTAATGTTCACCCTCATCTACCTCGTCACTCTGATTGGGAACCTGGGGATGATCGTGCTGATCCTGTTCGACTCTTGTCTCCACATTCCCGTGTACTTCTTTCTCAGTAACCTGTCCCTGGTAGACTTTTGTTACTCCTCAACAATCACTCCTAAGGTCATGGCTGGATTACTTATAGGAGACAAGGTCATCTCCTACAATGCGTGTGCCGCCCAgatgttcttttttgttctctttgcgACTGTGGAAAGTTACCTCTTAGCTTCAATGGCCTATGACTGCTACGCAGCAGTGTGCAAACCCCTGCATTACACCACCACCATGACAACGAGTGTGTGTGCTCGTCTGGCCATAGGCTCCTATGTCTTTGCTTTTCTAACTGCTGCTATTGACACTGGAGacacattctatctctctttctgtatGTCCAATGTAGTCCATCACTTTTTCTGTGATATTCCAGCAGTCATGACCCTGGCTTGCTCAGATAAAGACACTAATGAGCTGATTCTTGTTCTTATTTCAAGCTTTAATATCTTTTTTGCAGTTCTAGTTATCTTGATTTCCTACATGTTCATATTTATTACCGTTTTGAAGATACAGTCAGGTGAGGGATACCAAAAGGCTTTATCTACCTGTGCTTCTCATCTTCTTGCAGTTTCCATATTTTATGGGACAGTCATCATCATGTATGTACAGCCAAGTTCAAGTCATCCCATGGATACAGACAAAATCGCATCTGTGTTCTATACTATGGTCATCCCCATGCTGAACCCTGTGGTCTACAGCTTGAGGAACAAAGAGGTCAAGAATGCTATCAAGAAGGTTGTTGAGAGGGCAAAATATTCTCTAGGTTTAGTCTTTTAG